In the genome of Cyanobium sp. ATX 6F1, one region contains:
- a CDS encoding YifB family Mg chelatase-like AAA ATPase, which produces MLARCSGAALQGLDGVEVSVEVDIAPGLPGLSIVGLADAAVQESRERVRAALRNGGFRVPLTRVVVSLAPADLRKEGPAFDLPIALGLLVASAQLPAEQLAGIWCAGELGLDGRLRPVRGALALALAARRCGARALVLPAANGAEAALVKGLTVWCAGSLAQVVALLADPAQASPCRPLPAQGVPPTLDLADVKGQPHGRRALEIAAAGGHHLLLVGPPGSGKTMLARRLPGLLPPLEQPEMLELTQLYSVAGLLGGHGSLLSQRPFRAPHHGCSGAALIGGGAIPRPGELSLAHCGVLFLDELAEFRRDVLDQLRQPLEEGEVWISRTRQRSRFPAQVALVAATNPCPCGWFGDPERVCSCGEQRRERYWSRLSGPLLDRIDLQVIVRRLEAEQLVADFEPRASPGHQSESSRLVAQRVRQARARMSQRNPGGCANSLLGGADLRRHSHLIPKALALWEGAIRQRRLSARSAERLLRVARTIADLNGEGSIGAEAVAEALTFRSFDRP; this is translated from the coding sequence ATGCTGGCACGGTGCAGCGGAGCCGCCCTCCAGGGCCTCGACGGGGTCGAGGTGAGCGTGGAGGTGGACATCGCCCCGGGGCTGCCGGGGCTGTCGATCGTGGGACTGGCGGATGCGGCCGTGCAGGAATCGCGGGAGCGGGTGCGGGCCGCCCTGCGCAACGGCGGTTTCCGGGTGCCCCTCACCCGGGTGGTGGTGAGCCTGGCACCGGCGGACCTGCGCAAGGAGGGCCCCGCCTTCGACCTCCCGATCGCCCTGGGGCTGCTGGTGGCCAGCGCCCAGCTGCCGGCAGAGCAACTGGCGGGCATCTGGTGCGCCGGTGAACTGGGCCTCGATGGCCGCCTGCGGCCCGTGCGCGGAGCCCTGGCCCTGGCCCTGGCCGCCCGGCGCTGTGGCGCGCGGGCCCTGGTGCTTCCGGCCGCCAACGGGGCCGAGGCCGCCCTGGTGAAGGGGCTCACGGTGTGGTGCGCCGGGAGCCTGGCCCAGGTGGTGGCGCTGCTGGCGGATCCCGCCCAGGCCAGCCCCTGCAGGCCCTTGCCTGCCCAGGGGGTGCCGCCGACCCTGGATCTCGCCGATGTGAAGGGCCAACCCCACGGCCGCCGTGCCCTGGAGATCGCCGCCGCGGGCGGCCATCACCTGCTGCTGGTGGGTCCCCCTGGCAGCGGCAAGACGATGCTGGCCCGGCGCCTGCCGGGGCTGCTGCCGCCGTTGGAGCAACCCGAAATGCTGGAGCTCACCCAGCTTTATTCGGTGGCGGGGCTGCTGGGCGGCCATGGCAGCCTGCTGAGCCAACGGCCCTTCCGCGCCCCCCACCACGGCTGTTCCGGGGCGGCCCTGATCGGCGGCGGCGCCATCCCCCGCCCCGGGGAACTGTCGCTGGCCCACTGCGGGGTGCTGTTCCTCGATGAACTGGCGGAATTCCGCCGGGACGTGCTCGACCAGCTGCGGCAGCCCCTGGAGGAGGGGGAGGTGTGGATCAGCCGCACGCGGCAGCGCAGCCGCTTCCCGGCCCAGGTGGCCCTGGTGGCCGCCACCAACCCCTGCCCCTGCGGCTGGTTCGGGGATCCGGAGCGGGTCTGCAGCTGCGGCGAGCAGCGACGCGAACGCTATTGGTCGCGGTTGTCGGGGCCGCTGCTGGACCGCATCGATCTGCAGGTGATCGTGCGCCGGCTGGAGGCGGAGCAGCTGGTGGCGGACTTCGAGCCCCGAGCGAGCCCCGGCCACCAGAGCGAAAGCAGCCGACTGGTGGCCCAGCGGGTGCGGCAGGCCCGCGCAAGGATGTCGCAGCGCAACCCCGGGGGCTGCGCCAACAGCCTGCTGGGCGGCGCCGACCTGCGCCGCCACAGCCATCTGATCCCCAAGGCCCTGGCGCTCTGGGAGGGGGCGATCCGTCAGCGGCGCCTGAGCGCCCGCTCCGCCGAGCGGCTTCTGCGGGTGGCGCGCACGATCGCCGACCTGAACGGCGAAGGCTCCATCGGCGCCGAAGCGGTGGCCGAGGCCCTCACCTTTCGCTCCTTCGATCGCCCCTAA